The proteins below come from a single Marinobacter bohaiensis genomic window:
- a CDS encoding acetyl-CoA carboxylase biotin carboxylase subunit — MTIKKVLIANRGEIAVRIARACQELGVKAVAIYSEADRYSLHVKKADEAHCISADPLTGYLNPHHIVNLAVETGCDALHPGYGFLSENATLAEVCKERGIRFIGPAADVIASMGDKTHARQTAIKAGVPVTPGSEDNLEDVEDAVRQAADLGYPVMLKATSGGGGRGIRRCDDEASLRQNYDRVISEATKAFGSADVFLEKCIVNPRHIEVQVLADSFGNAIHLYERDCSIQRRNQKLIELAPSPQLNDEQREYIGDLAVRVSKQTGYENAGTVEFLLADNGDFYFMEMNTRVQVEHTISEQITGVDIVKEQIRIAAGEKLRFRQEDISYRGYAAQFRINAEDPKNNFLPSFGQITRYYSPGGPGVRTDAAIYTGYEIPPYYDSMCAKLIVSAMDWEELLDRSQRALKDMGIYGIKTTIPYYLEILNHPEFRAASFNTGFVEAHPELINYSIKKRPESLAAAVAAAIAAQAGI; from the coding sequence ATGACTATAAAGAAAGTCCTCATCGCCAACCGCGGTGAGATTGCGGTCCGGATTGCCCGCGCCTGCCAGGAACTCGGCGTAAAGGCCGTGGCAATCTATTCGGAAGCCGACCGCTATTCCTTACACGTCAAAAAGGCGGACGAAGCGCACTGCATCAGTGCCGATCCCCTGACGGGTTACCTCAATCCCCATCACATCGTGAACCTCGCGGTGGAGACCGGCTGTGATGCCCTGCATCCCGGCTACGGTTTCCTGTCCGAGAACGCCACGCTGGCGGAAGTCTGCAAGGAGCGGGGCATCCGCTTCATCGGGCCGGCCGCCGACGTGATTGCGTCCATGGGCGACAAGACCCATGCGCGCCAGACCGCCATCAAGGCGGGCGTGCCGGTCACTCCGGGCTCGGAAGACAACCTCGAGGATGTCGAGGACGCGGTCAGACAGGCTGCGGACCTGGGCTATCCGGTGATGCTCAAGGCCACCTCCGGCGGTGGCGGCCGCGGCATCCGCCGCTGCGACGACGAGGCGAGCCTGCGCCAGAACTACGACCGGGTAATCTCCGAAGCCACCAAGGCCTTCGGCAGCGCCGACGTGTTCCTGGAGAAGTGCATCGTCAATCCGCGTCACATCGAGGTACAGGTCCTGGCCGACAGCTTCGGCAACGCCATCCACCTGTACGAGCGTGACTGCTCCATCCAGCGCCGCAACCAGAAGCTGATCGAACTGGCCCCGTCGCCGCAGCTGAACGACGAACAGCGAGAATACATCGGTGACCTGGCCGTGCGTGTGTCCAAGCAAACCGGCTATGAAAACGCCGGTACGGTGGAGTTCCTGCTGGCCGATAACGGCGATTTCTACTTCATGGAAATGAACACCCGGGTGCAGGTGGAACACACCATCAGCGAACAGATCACCGGGGTGGACATCGTCAAGGAGCAGATCCGCATTGCCGCCGGCGAAAAACTGCGTTTCAGGCAGGAAGACATCAGCTATCGCGGCTACGCCGCCCAGTTCCGGATCAACGCCGAGGATCCCAAGAACAACTTCCTGCCGAGTTTTGGCCAGATCACTCGCTACTATTCACCGGGCGGCCCCGGTGTGCGGACCGATGCGGCTATCTACACCGGCTACGAGATCCCGCCCTACTACGACTCCATGTGCGCCAAGCTGATCGTCAGCGCCATGGACTGGGAAGAGCTGCTGGACCGTTCCCAGCGCGCCCTGAAAGACATGGGCATCTACGGGATCAAGACCACCATTCCCTACTACCTGGAAATCCTGAACCACCCCGAGTTCAGGGCAGCTTCGTTCAACACCGGGTTCGTGGAAGCCCACCCGGAGCTGATCAACTACAGCATCAAGAAGCGACCGGAATCGCTGGCCGCCGCCGTGGCCGCCGCGATTGCCGCCCAGGCCGGAATCTGA